The sequence GGAGCCGCTCGGCGGCCCAAAGGGCCCGGTCCAGGGTGGCGTAGGAGAGGTAGGGAAGGTCGGCCACCAGGAAGGTGTCCGGAGCCCCCCGGCGGGCCGCCTTGGTGTGGTGGAGCATCTCCTCCAGGGTCACGGGGACCGTGGAGGCGTAGCCTAGGACCACCATGCCCAGGGAGTCTCCCACCAGGATGGCGTCCACCCCCGCGGCCTCGGCCAGGCGGGCCGTGGGGTAGTCGTAGGCGGTGAGGTAGACGAGCCGCTTCCCCTTGGCCTCGCGGAACGCCTTCACGGTGCGCACGGGAAAAGGCTATCATGAAAAGGCGTGGCCGTGCCCGAAGACCTCACCCTAAGGCCCAGGTCCTTGGACGAATACATCGGCCAGGAGCGGCTGAAGGCCAAGCTCTGGGTCTACCTCGAGGCCGCCAAGGCCCGGAAGGAGCCCTTAGAGCACCTCCTCCTCTCCGGGCCCCCGGGCCTCGGCAAGACCACCCTGGCCCACGTGATCGCCTACGAGCTCGGGGTCAACCTGCGCGTCACCTCGGGGCCGGCCATAGAAAAACCCGGCGACCTGGCCGCCATCCTGGCCAACTCCCTCGAGGAAGGGGACATCCTCTTCATTGACGAGATCCACCGCCTGAGCCGCCAGGCCGAGGAGCACCTCTACCCGGCCATGGAGGACTTCCAGATGGATATCGTCATCGGCCAGGGCCCAGCGGCCAGGACCCTGAGGCTGGAGCTCCCCCGCTTTACCCTCATCGGGGCCACCACCCGGCCCGGCCTCATCACCGCGCCCCTCTTGAGCCGCTTCGGCATCGTGGAGCACCTGGAGTACTACACCCCGGAGGAGCTGGCCCAGGGGGTGATGCGGGACGCCCGGCTCCTGGGGGTGGCCATCGCCGAGGACGCCGCCTTGGAGATCGGCCGGAGAGCCCGGGGCACCATGCGGGTGGCCAAGAGGCTCTTCCGTAGGGTGCGGGACTTCGCCCAGGTGGCCGGGGAGGGGACCATCACCCGGTCCAGGGCCCTGGAGGCCCTGGAGGCCCTGGGGGTGGACGAGCTCGGCCTGGAGCGGCGGGACCGGGAGATCCTCGAGGTCCTCATCGGCCGCTTCGGCGGGGGACCGGTGGGGCTCCAGACCCTGGCCACGGCCCTGGCCGAAGACCCAGGCACCCTGGAGGAGGTCCACGAGCCCTACCTCATCCAGCAGGGCCTCCTCAAGCGCACCCCCCGGGGCCGGGTGGCCACGGAAAGGGCCTACCGCCACCTGGGCTACCCGCCCCCTGTGGAACCCCTCCTATGATCCGGGCGACCCTGGAGGAGCTGGACCTGGGGGAGCTCCTGAAGGCCCTGGAGGTGGGCCGCAAAAGCGCCGTGGTGAGCTTCCAGGGGCGGGTTTACGGCCGGGTCCATCTCCTCTCCGGCCGTATCCTCTACGCCCGCACCGAACCCGGCCCCCACCTCGGGGAGTACCTCGTGCGCCTCGGGCACCTGAGCCTGGAGGAGGTCCAGTCCTTGGTGGAGCGCCAGGGGCAGGAAAACCCTGGCACCCCCCTGGGGGCCTTGGCCCTGGAGCTTGGGCTCATCGGGGAGGAGGAGCTGATGGAGGCCCTGCGGGCTCAGGTGCTGGAGGCCTTGGCCACCCTTTTGGGCGAGGCGGAAGGGGAGATCCGGGCCGAGCCCCTGGAGGCGGGGAGCCAGGTGGCCCTGCCCCAGACCCTGGACACGGGAGCCCTCCTCCTGGAGGCCGCCCGGCGCCTGGACGAGTGGCGGCGGGGGCGGGTGGACCCGGACGAGGTCCTCCACCTGGCGGAGGACCCCACCCGCCACCCCCTCTCCCCCGAGGCCTGGGGAGTTCTGGAGCTCCTGGACGGCGTGCGACGGGCGCGAAGCGTGGCCCTCCTGTCCGGCCTCCCCGAGGAGGAGGTCTACCATCTCCTGCACGAGCTGAAGGGCCGGGGCCTGGTGCGCCCCTCCACCCTGCTCGCCGAGGATCCTTTGGTGGTGATCCTGGCGGAAAGCGGCGTGGTGCGGAGGCTTCTCCTCTACCTCCTCGAGGCCCACCGCTACCGGGTCCTCCTCGCCCGGGACCTCGAGGGGCTGCTGCGGCTACTCAAGGAGCGGCCCAAGGGGGTCGTCCTCCAGGGGGAGAGGGCCCTCGAGGCGGCCCGGCGGGTCCGGGCGCAACCCGAGGGGAAGCTCGCCTCGGTCTACGTGGTGAGCGAGTCGCCTCCCGGCCTCCTCTACCGGCCCCTTAGGGTCCTCCACCTGCCCAAACCCCTAAGGGCCCAGGAGGTCCTAAAGGCCCTAGCCCCCTTGCGCAAGGGGGCTAGTTAGGC is a genomic window of Thermus islandicus DSM 21543 containing:
- the ruvB gene encoding Holliday junction branch migration DNA helicase RuvB, which produces MPEDLTLRPRSLDEYIGQERLKAKLWVYLEAAKARKEPLEHLLLSGPPGLGKTTLAHVIAYELGVNLRVTSGPAIEKPGDLAAILANSLEEGDILFIDEIHRLSRQAEEHLYPAMEDFQMDIVIGQGPAARTLRLELPRFTLIGATTRPGLITAPLLSRFGIVEHLEYYTPEELAQGVMRDARLLGVAIAEDAALEIGRRARGTMRVAKRLFRRVRDFAQVAGEGTITRSRALEALEALGVDELGLERRDREILEVLIGRFGGGPVGLQTLATALAEDPGTLEEVHEPYLIQQGLLKRTPRGRVATERAYRHLGYPPPVEPLL
- a CDS encoding DUF4388 domain-containing protein, producing the protein MIRATLEELDLGELLKALEVGRKSAVVSFQGRVYGRVHLLSGRILYARTEPGPHLGEYLVRLGHLSLEEVQSLVERQGQENPGTPLGALALELGLIGEEELMEALRAQVLEALATLLGEAEGEIRAEPLEAGSQVALPQTLDTGALLLEAARRLDEWRRGRVDPDEVLHLAEDPTRHPLSPEAWGVLELLDGVRRARSVALLSGLPEEEVYHLLHELKGRGLVRPSTLLAEDPLVVILAESGVVRRLLLYLLEAHRYRVLLARDLEGLLRLLKERPKGVVLQGERALEAARRVRAQPEGKLASVYVVSESPPGLLYRPLRVLHLPKPLRAQEVLKALAPLRKGAS